From Pseudoalteromonas rubra, one genomic window encodes:
- a CDS encoding UvrD-helicase domain-containing protein has translation MFLFMHFPAHFISKVFHGVRAINVCPQGIRVLKADGEKLIAWTQQHQPPVISLDWLGARLVCHEQDRVMTIRVKYHPAPQMKTQLETFWLNTHKARLISSVTALEQLLQHRYLSVRYWATTRSVITELAKYWSGWQSEPDMDEELVQAQYTVTEMHGWHEEDLAQFREAFIQAQLRRYEGFFDTVCEHPLTQAQRRACVVQDERQLLLAGAGTGKTSVMVAKAAYLLHSQQAQAEQILMLAYGKEAAVEMQQRLAQSKVTVECATFHSLGLEIIAQVEGNKPTLSALCQSDAAREQFIAETLASLCQEAQYQRDLMALLKSQFSATDSSQKLDLKSRAATKLIRQFSEALSFYKQALFLGKTQSLSHEFALWTSCFRAVLTDYQFYLQKEQCIDFDDMITRAIEYVRSGKFHSPWHYILVDEFQDISPLRAELLKALLARNSKSDLFAVGDDWQAIYRFSGGDISMTTHFSEHFGEATIQQLDMTFRYPQQLLDIASEFVCQNPAQLIKRVNSSQVASCPVLIARPEEEDALSKAIDGFMSLTAEPCSVLLLARNHKFLPSAEVLAKLSQRFPRARITALTFHGAKGKEADFSILLGLHSNGVPARQQSAAIIEALLPSRESYPDAEERRLFYVALTRARRQVCLLVPDDPSPFIDETLALVN, from the coding sequence GTGTTTCTTTTTATGCATTTTCCTGCTCATTTTATTTCCAAAGTATTCCATGGCGTTAGAGCAATCAACGTATGCCCGCAAGGGATAAGAGTACTAAAGGCGGACGGTGAAAAGCTGATCGCCTGGACACAGCAACATCAGCCTCCCGTCATTTCGCTGGATTGGTTGGGTGCACGCCTTGTGTGTCATGAGCAGGACAGAGTGATGACTATTCGGGTCAAATATCACCCCGCTCCTCAAATGAAAACTCAGCTCGAAACCTTCTGGTTAAACACTCATAAAGCGCGCCTGATCTCCTCAGTAACGGCTTTGGAGCAGCTATTGCAACACAGGTATCTGTCTGTGCGTTATTGGGCTACAACTCGTTCTGTCATAACCGAGCTGGCAAAGTACTGGAGTGGCTGGCAAAGTGAGCCTGACATGGATGAGGAACTTGTCCAGGCTCAATATACGGTGACTGAAATGCATGGCTGGCATGAGGAAGACCTGGCTCAATTCAGAGAAGCCTTTATTCAGGCCCAGTTACGTCGTTATGAGGGGTTTTTTGATACGGTGTGTGAGCACCCGTTGACTCAGGCACAACGTCGAGCGTGTGTGGTACAGGATGAGCGTCAGCTATTGCTTGCAGGGGCGGGAACCGGAAAAACCAGTGTTATGGTGGCCAAAGCAGCTTATCTGCTTCATTCACAACAAGCTCAGGCTGAGCAAATACTGATGCTTGCATACGGAAAGGAAGCGGCTGTTGAGATGCAGCAACGGTTGGCCCAAAGTAAGGTCACGGTGGAGTGCGCAACATTTCATAGCCTTGGGCTGGAAATCATTGCTCAGGTCGAAGGTAATAAACCGACTTTGTCTGCATTGTGTCAGAGTGACGCTGCCAGGGAGCAGTTTATTGCTGAGACCCTGGCGTCTTTATGTCAGGAGGCTCAGTATCAGCGTGACTTAATGGCGTTGCTGAAAAGCCAGTTTTCTGCAACTGACAGCAGCCAAAAGCTTGATCTAAAATCCCGTGCCGCAACCAAACTGATCCGTCAATTTTCAGAGGCGCTGAGCTTCTACAAACAGGCCTTATTTTTGGGTAAGACACAATCACTGAGTCACGAATTTGCGCTCTGGACGAGTTGTTTCCGGGCTGTGCTTACCGACTATCAGTTTTATTTACAAAAAGAGCAATGTATCGACTTTGATGACATGATCACGCGAGCCATCGAGTATGTGCGTAGTGGCAAGTTTCACAGTCCCTGGCATTACATTCTGGTTGATGAATTTCAGGATATTTCTCCGCTTCGGGCTGAGTTGCTCAAAGCGCTGTTGGCACGCAACAGTAAGAGCGATTTGTTTGCCGTCGGAGACGACTGGCAGGCGATATATCGTTTTAGTGGCGGGGATATTTCCATGACGACTCACTTTTCGGAGCACTTTGGTGAGGCAACGATCCAGCAGCTTGATATGACATTTCGTTATCCGCAACAACTGCTGGATATTGCCAGCGAATTTGTGTGTCAGAATCCGGCTCAATTGATTAAGCGGGTTAACTCGAGCCAAGTGGCCAGTTGCCCTGTGCTGATTGCGCGCCCTGAGGAAGAAGATGCGCTAAGTAAGGCAATCGATGGGTTTATGAGCTTGACGGCAGAGCCTTGCTCAGTCTTATTATTGGCACGCAACCACAAATTTTTACCATCCGCAGAAGTTTTGGCCAAACTTTCTCAACGATTTCCTCGTGCGCGTATAACGGCGCTGACTTTTCACGGTGCTAAAGGAAAAGAAGCTGATTTTAGCATTTTATTGGGTTTACATAGTAACGGCGTGCCCGCCAGGCAGCAAAGTGCGGCCATCATAGAGGCATTGTTACCATCGCGGGAGTCGTATCCAGATGCAGAGGAGCGCCGATTGTTCTATGTTGCACTTACCCGTGCCCGACGACAAGTCTGTTTGCTGGTGCCTGATGATCCCAGCCCGTTTATTGACGAAACACTGGCATTAGTGAACTGA
- a CDS encoding ATP-grasp domain-containing protein, which yields MRGWIIYKDSANLLKPETYEIKRLLEVAQEENIDLQVFSPDQFDLLVSREDDQSVLIDGEPVSLPDFVLPRMGAGTTYFALAIIRHLERLGVHCFNSSEATETVKDKLFAQQILAQQNLPTPKTMLVKFPVNIDLVEKQIGFPVVVKTLSGSQGSGVFLSKTRSEFDDLMQLIEATSPKANIILQKFIKSSHGRDLRVLTIGGRVVACMERNSGGANFKANVSAGAKGLSHPITPEIEWLATQTANILNLDMAGIDLLFDEEHFKICEANSSPGFEGLEAAVDVDVAREILHFIRIRLGIFDKKKPKASEAKKPVAKLQSTPTSA from the coding sequence ATGCGTGGATGGATTATATACAAAGACTCGGCAAACCTTTTAAAGCCAGAAACATACGAAATTAAACGCCTACTGGAAGTTGCCCAGGAGGAAAACATAGATCTGCAGGTGTTTTCTCCTGATCAGTTCGACTTGCTGGTATCCCGTGAAGACGACCAGAGTGTTTTGATCGATGGCGAACCGGTATCGCTGCCCGATTTTGTGTTACCACGTATGGGCGCCGGAACAACCTATTTTGCGTTGGCGATTATTCGTCACCTCGAACGGCTTGGTGTACACTGTTTTAACAGCTCAGAAGCGACTGAAACGGTGAAGGATAAGCTGTTTGCACAGCAGATCCTGGCACAGCAAAACTTGCCGACGCCAAAAACCATGCTGGTGAAGTTTCCGGTTAATATTGATCTGGTTGAAAAGCAGATTGGATTCCCCGTAGTAGTAAAAACGCTGTCCGGTTCTCAGGGCAGTGGGGTCTTTTTATCAAAAACACGCAGTGAGTTTGACGACTTGATGCAATTGATTGAAGCGACTAGTCCGAAAGCAAACATTATTCTGCAAAAGTTTATTAAGTCGAGTCATGGTAGAGACTTACGTGTATTGACGATTGGTGGACGTGTGGTTGCCTGTATGGAACGAAACTCGGGCGGTGCGAATTTTAAAGCCAATGTGAGTGCGGGCGCAAAGGGCCTGTCACATCCGATCACCCCCGAAATTGAATGGCTGGCAACGCAAACGGCGAATATTCTTAATCTGGATATGGCAGGGATTGACCTGTTATTTGATGAAGAGCATTTTAAGATCTGTGAAGCCAATTCGAGCCCGGGTTTTGAAGGCTTAGAAGCTGCGGTTGATGTTGATGTGGCCCGGGAGATCCTGCACTTTATCCGGATCCGTTTGGGGATTTTCGACAAGAAAAAGCCTAAAGCTTCTGAAGCCAAAAAGCCGGTTGCTAAGCTACAGTCTACGCCAACCAGCGCTTAA
- the queC gene encoding 7-cyano-7-deazaguanine synthase QueC yields the protein MSEKVVVIYSGGMDSYTVLNKALKSGYEVYALSFNYGQRHVKELEVARQACDELGVAHKIVDISAINQLIGGSSLTDDIEVPEGHYEEESMKSTVVPNRNMILLSLAVGYAVSLKASKVFYGAHSGDHAIYPDCRPEFVKKMDDVCRIANYEEIEIVCPYLNSSKIEILTDGLKMGLDYSKTWTCYNGREKACGKCGACQERLEAFTLNQASDPLSYE from the coding sequence ATGAGCGAAAAAGTCGTTGTTATTTATTCCGGTGGCATGGATTCATATACAGTCCTGAACAAGGCACTTAAATCAGGCTATGAGGTCTATGCGCTGTCTTTTAATTATGGCCAGCGCCATGTAAAAGAGCTCGAAGTTGCCCGTCAAGCCTGCGACGAACTCGGTGTGGCTCATAAAATCGTGGACATTTCCGCAATTAACCAGCTGATCGGTGGTTCATCACTGACTGATGACATTGAAGTACCAGAAGGCCATTACGAAGAAGAAAGCATGAAGAGCACTGTGGTACCAAACCGCAACATGATCTTGCTGTCTCTGGCGGTTGGCTATGCGGTTTCGCTCAAGGCCAGTAAAGTCTTTTACGGTGCCCATTCAGGCGATCATGCAATATATCCGGATTGTCGCCCTGAGTTTGTAAAGAAAATGGACGACGTCTGCCGCATCGCAAACTATGAAGAAATAGAAATTGTTTGCCCTTACCTGAACAGCAGCAAAATTGAGATCCTCACAGACGGCCTGAAAATGGGGCTCGACTACAGTAAAACCTGGACCTGCTACAATGGTCGAGAGAAGGCCTGTGGTAAGTGTGGTGCCTGTCAGGAGCGTCTGGAAGCTTTTACATTAAACCAGGCCAGTGACCCCCTGTCTTACGAATAG
- the queE gene encoding 7-carboxy-7-deazaguanine synthase QueE: protein MYKINEVFETIQGEASHTGVPSIFVRLQGCPVGCAWCDTKQTWEVDPVYLVSLDQTVEKKADSDFWANATPEQLLALFEARGYTAKHVVITGGEPCMYDLNPLCDKLHAEGYQTQVETSGTFEILVPAQTWVTVSPKINMRGGYKVLTSAMQRADEIKHPVAMEKHVEELEALFEETGVQPKLVYLQPISQKAKATKLAIDTCKQKNWRLSVQVHKYIGIS, encoded by the coding sequence TTGTACAAGATAAATGAAGTGTTTGAAACCATCCAGGGTGAAGCCAGCCACACTGGTGTGCCTTCCATTTTTGTGCGCTTACAGGGGTGCCCTGTAGGCTGCGCTTGGTGTGATACCAAGCAGACCTGGGAGGTTGACCCCGTATATCTTGTAAGCTTGGACCAAACGGTAGAGAAAAAAGCGGATTCAGATTTTTGGGCCAATGCCACTCCTGAGCAACTACTGGCCTTGTTTGAAGCGCGTGGCTATACCGCAAAGCATGTGGTGATCACCGGGGGCGAGCCTTGTATGTATGATCTCAACCCGTTATGCGACAAGCTTCATGCTGAGGGGTATCAAACTCAGGTAGAAACTAGCGGTACTTTTGAAATTCTGGTGCCAGCGCAAACCTGGGTCACGGTATCTCCTAAAATCAATATGCGCGGCGGTTACAAAGTCCTGACAAGTGCGATGCAAAGAGCGGATGAGATTAAGCACCCGGTCGCAATGGAGAAGCATGTAGAAGAGCTGGAAGCCTTGTTCGAAGAGACCGGGGTTCAGCCTAAGCTGGTATATCTGCAACCTATCAGTCAAAAAGCGAAAGCGACTAAGCTGGCCATTGATACCTGCAAGCAGAAAAACTGGCGCTTGTCTGTGCAGGTCCATAAATACATTGGCATCAGTTAA
- a CDS encoding AraC family transcriptional regulator, translating into MQKTDQQEKHRDLYYQRLKPVVAYIHSHPDQPISLEKAALLSHFSKCHLQRIFSALMGESLTQYSNRVRLERAASLLFFHPEKSVTDIALDCGYSSSANFTRSFKEHYCITPISVRKTERLKKQLAERLEVQKMNIELLMRLQAEKVSAKQPDITPKASRIMKINEMDLCALRAPQGYHLDGIWQCWEQLNQWAQVHGLDSHSITKLGFGHDNPLFTPLDKARYDGALVIPAGLKDKVKSPFRLSTLAAGQYAVFRYHDLVSNLLPFQLALYAAWLPNSGFEPDDAPLIEHYDRPVDNNHDKDPSKRMIALEIWLKVKPLAKTTPD; encoded by the coding sequence GTGCAAAAAACTGATCAGCAGGAAAAACATCGGGACTTATATTATCAGCGTCTGAAACCTGTGGTTGCTTATATTCACAGCCACCCAGATCAGCCTATAAGTCTTGAAAAAGCCGCGTTGCTCAGCCACTTTTCTAAGTGCCACTTACAGCGCATTTTTTCTGCCCTGATGGGGGAATCCCTGACCCAATACAGTAATCGGGTAAGGCTGGAACGCGCTGCTTCTTTACTGTTCTTTCACCCCGAAAAAAGCGTAACTGACATTGCGCTGGACTGCGGCTATTCAAGTAGCGCTAACTTCACGCGCTCTTTTAAAGAACACTATTGCATTACGCCAATCAGCGTCAGAAAAACAGAGCGGCTGAAAAAGCAATTGGCAGAGCGCCTTGAAGTACAAAAGATGAACATTGAATTACTGATGCGACTGCAAGCCGAAAAGGTGTCTGCCAAGCAACCTGACATAACACCCAAGGCCAGCCGGATTATGAAGATTAATGAGATGGACTTGTGTGCACTCAGAGCACCGCAAGGCTATCACCTTGACGGGATCTGGCAATGCTGGGAGCAACTAAATCAGTGGGCCCAGGTGCATGGCCTGGACTCACACAGCATCACTAAACTCGGATTTGGTCATGACAACCCCCTCTTTACCCCGCTGGATAAAGCCAGATATGACGGTGCACTGGTGATCCCCGCGGGATTAAAAGACAAAGTCAAAAGCCCTTTCAGACTAAGTACGTTAGCTGCGGGTCAGTATGCGGTTTTTCGCTACCATGACTTAGTGAGTAACCTGCTGCCTTTTCAGCTGGCCCTCTACGCAGCCTGGTTACCGAACAGCGGGTTTGAGCCGGACGACGCCCCACTCATTGAGCATTACGATCGACCGGTTGACAACAACCATGACAAAGACCCTTCAAAACGCATGATTGCGTTGGAGATCTGGTTAAAAGTCAAACCGCTGGCTAAGACCACGCCCGATTAA
- a CDS encoding MATE family efflux transporter yields the protein MSVDPNRSSSGSEHLATEPVAILFLKHFFPICIGMLVIGLYNLIDGLFISHFVGEQALGAVAMVFPVQMGIAALAAMLSAGMATMVTRLLGAKQRAKAGLIIGHTLQMAMLLSVTLLILGWLYPLEILNWLSVDPVFKADAYAYLHPIMLCSFVAIILPVLGDIFRAEGQPHKLMLIMLTASGLNIVLDYAFIAVFEWGVTGAAVATVISQAIALLLALYLLLEPGRFTPIDFAVDHKAWLPIVLTGTPVLITHLCLGWQTAIMNFQLMQTAGETWVITYGMLSRVLTFATLPMVAMLVTFQTLCAYNLAAQNTERVRKSIEIALISMMLYATLVTIQLVLFAPNIMAWFTSQPLLIYQGQEMIHSALWGLPLVALMLVASGFYQSIGDPLRASFYSAFRIIFVFTPLLFVLPLWFDLNGVFIAIVSADVITALTTCSLCWFHYQKTTSNKLEIISAKN from the coding sequence ATGTCTGTTGATCCAAATCGCTCGTCCAGTGGTTCAGAGCACCTCGCGACCGAGCCGGTCGCCATCTTGTTTTTGAAACATTTTTTTCCAATATGTATCGGTATGCTGGTCATCGGCCTGTACAACCTGATTGATGGCCTGTTCATCAGCCATTTTGTTGGCGAACAGGCACTGGGCGCGGTTGCCATGGTGTTCCCTGTGCAAATGGGGATCGCCGCGCTGGCCGCGATGCTCTCTGCCGGCATGGCAACCATGGTTACCCGGCTGCTAGGCGCCAAACAAAGAGCCAAAGCCGGGCTCATAATTGGTCACACCTTACAAATGGCCATGCTACTGAGCGTAACTCTCCTGATATTAGGCTGGCTATACCCTCTTGAGATACTAAATTGGCTCAGCGTCGACCCGGTATTCAAAGCCGACGCTTACGCCTACCTTCACCCCATTATGCTATGCAGTTTTGTTGCGATAATATTGCCTGTACTGGGAGACATTTTTCGTGCAGAAGGCCAACCGCATAAGCTCATGCTGATAATGTTAACGGCCTCCGGGCTCAATATTGTGCTGGATTACGCGTTTATTGCTGTATTTGAGTGGGGTGTTACCGGCGCGGCTGTCGCCACGGTGATATCGCAGGCTATCGCCTTGCTATTGGCTTTATACCTGCTACTAGAACCAGGCAGATTTACCCCCATTGATTTTGCAGTTGATCATAAGGCCTGGTTACCTATTGTGTTGACAGGGACACCTGTACTGATCACGCATCTCTGCCTGGGCTGGCAAACGGCCATCATGAATTTTCAGCTCATGCAAACCGCCGGAGAAACCTGGGTGATCACTTACGGTATGCTAAGTCGGGTGCTCACCTTTGCGACTCTGCCCATGGTTGCTATGCTAGTCACCTTTCAAACCTTATGTGCCTACAACCTTGCAGCACAAAACACCGAACGAGTGCGTAAGTCAATTGAAATCGCGCTCATCTCAATGATGCTGTATGCCACACTCGTAACAATCCAGCTTGTTTTGTTTGCCCCAAATATCATGGCCTGGTTTACCAGCCAGCCATTACTGATATATCAGGGTCAGGAAATGATACACTCCGCACTGTGGGGACTGCCACTCGTCGCCTTAATGCTGGTTGCCAGCGGCTTCTATCAGTCTATTGGCGACCCTCTCCGGGCTAGTTTTTATAGTGCATTCAGGATCATATTTGTGTTTACGCCGTTGCTTTTTGTACTGCCATTGTGGTTTGACCTGAACGGGGTCTTTATTGCGATAGTCAGCGCCGACGTCATCACCGCGCTGACGACCTGTAGCCTGTGTTGGTTTCACTACCAAAAAACAACCTCAAACAAATTGGAGATTATCAGTGCAAAAAACTGA
- a CDS encoding substrate-binding periplasmic protein produces the protein MKILTRLLLLLLCSVSVTAFASLNVGYFKQGTYLMVQGEQYKNGYLYNKSGDKPLLHLVTLDWPPYIGDQLCNKGWVFQFTISLLADQGYPVYVEFLPWARAVKAVESGRADVLFPEYFIEDASPSDNYPGKARRELLALSNAYPGGEITLLKRRGESDNFEGNLNALKGATIGVVRGYQNTPEFDAMMDNNEFIIVEAVDDLQLVKLLIGKRVDLIIGDPKVLRFTVSYSDLAKSEKVTLLRGLENVEPALRYNNLYFALSKAKPNWRGVLNDLNKGLYLFKNSGETDRIIEMGSSECY, from the coding sequence ATGAAAATACTCACCCGGCTATTGTTGCTGTTATTGTGCAGCGTCTCTGTGACTGCCTTTGCGAGCCTGAATGTCGGCTACTTTAAACAAGGCACGTACCTGATGGTTCAGGGTGAGCAATATAAAAATGGGTACCTGTACAATAAAAGCGGTGATAAGCCGTTATTGCATCTGGTAACACTGGATTGGCCTCCCTATATTGGCGACCAGTTGTGCAATAAAGGTTGGGTGTTTCAATTTACAATCTCCTTGCTGGCGGATCAAGGCTACCCTGTTTATGTCGAATTCCTGCCCTGGGCCCGTGCTGTCAAAGCCGTTGAGTCCGGCCGGGCAGACGTTCTCTTTCCTGAGTACTTTATCGAAGATGCCTCCCCCTCTGATAACTACCCCGGTAAAGCACGCCGTGAATTACTGGCACTGTCTAATGCATACCCGGGCGGTGAAATTACCCTGCTAAAACGCCGCGGAGAGTCAGACAACTTTGAGGGCAACCTCAATGCACTCAAAGGCGCTACCATAGGTGTGGTGCGGGGCTATCAGAACACCCCCGAGTTTGACGCCATGATGGACAACAATGAATTCATCATTGTCGAAGCCGTCGATGATTTACAACTGGTTAAGCTGCTGATAGGCAAACGTGTTGACCTGATTATTGGCGATCCCAAAGTGCTGCGCTTTACCGTAAGTTATTCAGATTTGGCTAAATCTGAAAAGGTTACCTTATTAAGGGGGCTGGAAAATGTGGAGCCTGCTTTGAGGTACAATAATCTGTATTTTGCACTCAGTAAAGCCAAGCCCAACTGGCGTGGCGTCCTGAATGACCTCAATAAAGGCCTTTATCTGTTTAAAAACAGTGGTGAGACCGATCGCATCATCGAAATGGGCAGTTCAGAGTGTTATTAA
- the cysK gene encoding cysteine synthase A: MSNVFADNSLAIGNTPIVKLNRVTGGNVFAKIESRNPSFSVKCRIGASMIWEAEKAGLLSEGKELIEPTSGNTGIALAFVAASRGYKLTLTMPNTMSLERRKLLKALGANLVLTEGAKGMKGAIEKANEILAGDPEKYVLLQQFENPANPKIHEETTGPEIFEAMDGAIDYFVAGVGTGGTISGVTRFLKKEKGLDVKSIAVEPVDSAVISQALAGEELKPGPHKIQGIGAGFIPGNLDLELLDGTEQVSNEDAIAMAHQLMKDEGILVGISSGAAVVAAKRLAEKPENADKNIVVILPSATERYLSSPLFADEFTDQELVQ; this comes from the coding sequence ATGTCGAACGTTTTTGCAGATAACAGCCTGGCAATTGGCAACACCCCGATTGTTAAACTTAACCGCGTAACTGGTGGCAATGTCTTTGCCAAAATTGAATCTCGTAACCCGAGTTTCAGCGTAAAGTGCCGCATCGGTGCCTCTATGATTTGGGAAGCCGAGAAAGCCGGTTTGCTAAGCGAAGGCAAAGAGCTGATTGAGCCTACTTCTGGCAACACAGGTATTGCACTGGCTTTCGTTGCAGCATCCCGTGGTTACAAGCTAACCCTGACCATGCCAAACACCATGAGTCTTGAGCGCCGTAAACTACTAAAAGCACTAGGTGCAAACCTGGTGCTAACTGAAGGTGCCAAAGGTATGAAAGGCGCCATCGAGAAAGCCAATGAAATCCTGGCTGGCGACCCCGAAAAATACGTACTGCTACAACAGTTCGAGAACCCGGCTAACCCGAAAATCCATGAAGAGACCACAGGTCCTGAAATTTTCGAAGCGATGGACGGTGCAATCGATTACTTCGTAGCCGGTGTTGGTACAGGTGGCACAATTTCTGGTGTAACTCGCTTTCTGAAGAAAGAAAAAGGCCTAGACGTTAAATCAATTGCGGTAGAGCCGGTTGATTCAGCCGTTATTTCTCAAGCTCTGGCTGGTGAAGAGTTGAAGCCTGGCCCGCACAAAATTCAGGGCATCGGCGCAGGTTTCATTCCTGGCAACCTGGATCTTGAGCTGCTTGATGGCACAGAGCAAGTATCAAACGAAGATGCAATTGCAATGGCACACCAGCTAATGAAAGACGAAGGTATCTTAGTCGGTATTTCTTCTGGTGCTGCTGTGGTTGCTGCTAAGCGTCTGGCAGAGAAGCCTGAAAATGCAGACAAGAACATCGTCGTTATTCTACCAAGTGCAACAGAGCGTTACTTGTCGAGCCCATTGTTTGCTGATGAGTTCACCGATCAGGAGTTGGTTCAGTAA